A stretch of DNA from Acinetobacter sp. C26M:
TTGGCTTGTCGTTCCTGTCGCCGTTATGGAAAACACATGAAAACTTTAAGTGTGTTATCGAAACAATTTAAAAACGTTGATCAATAAGCTTTTAAACGGCTCAGTTTAGGCTATATTAATGTGATCTAGGGGAAAGAAGAGATTCATTTTTAAAAATAACAATTTATTTTTAATGGTTTTGTACAAAGATCAAGAATAAGCGCTAGACCATAAACGCTATGGGCTTCACATAAATTTCATATCGAATTGACTAAGATTATAAGCATAAGAAGAGATGGGTTAGGAATAATCAATGTTTAAGTTTTTTCTGGGATGGATAGACAGTTGGTCAATTACGGATACTTCTGGATCAACAGAATTCGAAGTGTCTAAAACCAGCAAAGATACTCAGATCCAATGGTTGAGAATTATTCCGTTTATTTTATTACATATGGCTTGCTTAGCTGTGTTTTGGGTGGGCGTTTCATGGTTCGCTGTCTTGTTTATGATTCTCTTCTATATGATTCGAATGTTTGCAATTACAGCATTCTTTCATCGTTATTTATCACATAAAACATTTCAAACATCACGCTTAGTACAGTTTATTTTCCTTCTGATTGGAACCATGAGTGCGCAACGTGGCCCATTGTGGTGGACAGCGCATCATCGCTATCACCATCGTTTTACCGACACTGAAAACGACCCACATGCATCGATACATGGTTTTTGGTATAGCCATGTTGGATGGTTTTTGAATCAGCAGAATTTTTCCACTCGCAAAGAAATCATTAAAGATTGGCTAAAATTCCCTGAGATTGTTTGGTTAGACCGTTTTAGTTTTATTATTGTTTTAATAACAGCTTCTGCAATTTATTTGTTGGGCGACTGGCTCGCAGTTGCTTATCCCAATTTAGGTACATCGGGACCGCAATTGCTGGTTTGGGGTTTTGTGGTTTCAACGGTGTTATTGATCCATGCGACTTTATGTATTAATTCGCTCGCTCATCTTTATGGACGCAGAGATTTCGATACCAAAGACAACAGCCGTAATAATTTATTTTTGTCGATTATCACATTGGGTGAAGGTTGGCATAACAACCATCATTATTATGCAGGGAGTACACGGCAAGGTTTTTTCTGGTGGCAAATTGATGTCACTTATTATGTTCTCAAAGCGATGTCTTTCTGTGGACTCATATGGGCAATCAAGCCAGTGCCTCAGCGGATATATGATGCGCATAAAATCCATCTGGACAGTTTGAAAACCAAGATAGAAAAGAACAGTGACGGGGGTGTTTTATGAAAATTGCAATCGTCGGCTCTGGAATATCTGGATTATATGCAGCGTGGAAGTTATCGAAACAGCATCAAGTCACTATTTTTGAAAAAGAAAACTATTTTGGCGGACATACCGATACGCATGAATTTCGGATTGATCGAAAAAAGGTTGCAATAGACAGTGGTTTTATTGTTTTCAATGCGTATAACTATCCGCTCTTTAGTGCGATGCTCGCTGAGCTTGGTGTGCAAGCACAGAACAGTGATATGAGTTTTTCAGTTAATAATCAGGTGACAGGGTTACAGTACAATCCTTCCAAAAAATGGTCATTATTGACTAGACCACAAAATTTCTTGAACAAGAATTTTCGGGTAATGCTATCGGATTTAGTTCGCTTTTATCGAGAAAATAAAGAGGCTGCTGTTGATGAATATGGTACAGATTTAAGCATTGACGAATATCTCAACAATCATGGCTATTCACAAGTTTTTAGAGATGAGCACTTATATCCAATGTGTGGAGCACTTTGGTCAAGCCCAGTAGATCAAATAGGAAAGATTCCATTTAAGTTTGTGCTGAGCTTTTTTCAGCATCATCGTATGTTGCAATTAAAAGATCGTCCACAATGGCAAACGGTCAAAGGTGGATCAGCATCCTATATATACGCAATACAGCGTGACTGTCCAAGTATCATTTGGAAGAAAGCTGAAGTACAGCATGTGCTAAGAAATGAAAATCATATTTCAATTGTAACTACTCATGGTCAGGAACAATTTGATTGGGTGATTTTTGCCAGTCATGCGGATGATACTTTAAAGTTGCTGAAAGATCCTTCCGAGAAAGAACATGAGGTATTGGGGTGCTTTGCTTATCAAGATAACTTAATGGTCGTCCATGCTGATAGATCAATCATGCCAAAATCCCAATCGCAGTGGGCCAGTTGGCACGTACATGTGACCGCTCAAAAAGAGGCTTCGGTGTATAACGTTCATTATGCGTTTAGCTACTGGATGAACAGTTTGCAGAATCTGAACTGTAAAACACAGGTCTTTTCTACTCTTAATCCGAATATGCCGATTGCCAAAGACCATATTTATATTGAACGACATTATCGGCATCCTGTGTTTAATCAAGATGCGATTGCAGCACAATCTCGTTGGCATGAGATAAACGGCAACAAGCGCAGTTCATTTTGCGGTGCTTACTGGGGATGGGGATTTCACGAAGATGGTGCGAGAAGCGCTGAACGTGTCGTGAATCATCTCATGTCAATCGCAGATGAATGGGGGAGTTGATCGATGTTAGAAGCTCCACTTGCAATTGCCAAAGCTAAAATCAGGCATCGCCGTTTTAGTCCCAAACCTCATCAGTTTGAGGCGACGTTGAGCTATTTATATTTTGATCCAGATCGAATAGTGGAAAATCTTGAGCAATCATGGTTATGTTCTACAAGCCATTGGAATATGGTGAATGTATCTGATCAGGATTTTCTTAAAGCGTATAGCGGTAATCTACGAGAAAAAATAACAAAAATTTTATTGCAGCAAGCAGATACGATTTTATCAGCACAATCAGAAATCCGTGTGTTGGCCTTACCACGAACATTGGGTTTTAGTTTTAATTCGGTTGTGTTCTATTTCATTTTAAATAACCAAAAACAGCCTGTTTTTATACTGAGTGAAATAACCAATACACCCTGGAATGAGCACAAAGTTTATGTACATGATTGCCAGCAGAAGTTGAAAAAGCATAGTCAATATGAGGCTTATGAATTTGATTTTGAGAAAAGTTTTCATGTTTCTCCATTTATGCCAATGGATATTCAATATAAATGGAAATTTAACTTCTCTAGGACTCAAAATGTGATTCATATGCAGCTTTACCAAGCTCAACAATTAATTTTTGATGCAACCATGCGGTTTGAATTAGCACACATCACACTTCCTTCACAGCTTAATCGTTATGCTATTCAGCATATGTTTGAGCCTTTCAAGATGGTCGCTTCAATTTATATGCAAGCATTTCAATTATGGCTTAAAAGGGTTCCATTTTATCGACATCCCAAAAAGAATAAGGATTTAGAACAAGATGATAAAAACGTTAATTTTTGGTGAACATGATGCTCTGCCATTGGCTTTACGTAGCTTACTGAAACTTCAACATGGTCAAATTCACTTTCGTGGTGAATGGAATGGAACTGTCGGTGAGGTTTCTGATTTAGAAGTAACTGTGGATGTGTATCATAAAGATTTAATTGATCTCATTTTTAAAAATGGTGTACTTGGTGCAGCGGAAGGCTATATTCGTGGCTATTGGAGTAGTGAAAATCTAGTCGAATTGATTCAAATATTAGCGAGAAATCGCGATGTTTTAGATAAGATCAATCAAAACATTATTTCACAAGCGAGTCAGCTACTGCTAAAAGCATGGTATAGAACTCGAAAAAATTCATTGTCTGGTAGTCGCAAAAACATTGCGGAACACTATGATCTGAGCAATGAATTTTTCCAATTATTTCTCGATTCTTCCATGATGTATTCCAGTGCGGTATATAAGCACAAAGACATGACACTAGAGCAAGCTTCCGATTATAAAAAAGAGTTGATCTGTCAGAAGTTACAGCTTAAGCCTATGGATCATCTGATTGAAATCGGCAGTGGTTGGGGGGGCTTTGCCATCTATGCTGCTCAGCATTATGGCTGTAAAGTGACCACGATTACCATCTCTCAAGCCCAATATGATGAAGCGATCCAAAGAATTGCCAATGCAGGCTTAAGTCATCGAGTCGATGTTCAACTTAAGGATTATCGACTGTTAGAAGGTTCCTTTGATAAGTTAGTTTCTATTGAAATGATTGAAGCTGTTGGCGAGCAATATTTATCTAACTACTTTAATCAATGTCGATCTCTATTAAAACCAAACGGTCTGGGTCTAATTCAAGCTATTACGATTGAAGATGCTCGGTATAAGAAAGCATTGCATACCGTGGATTACATCAAACGTTATATTTTCCCAGGAAGTTTTATTCCCTGTATCAGTGTACTGAGCCAAGCTGCCTCAGAACAGAAGTTGCGTTTGAAACATCTTGAAGATATTGGCCAAAGTTATGCTGAAACCATTCACCAGTGGCGGGAACGTTTTTTAAATACCAAAGCACAAGTCTTGGCTTTAGGTTTTGATGAAAACTTTATTCGGATGTGGGACTTCTATCTGTGTTATTGCGAGGGCGGCTTTAAAGAAGGGGTAATTAGTGATGTACAGCTTTTATTCGAAGCAAGCCCTTATTAATTATTCACTGATTTAAGGTATCAAGGGGACAGCTATGTTGTGGCAATTGTTTTTACTTGATGCTGTGCTCATGACAAGTTGTTGGTTGTGGGCAAGCCATAATCTTCGTGCAGGGATTGTAGATGTTGCATGGAGCTTTTGTATTGCGCTCAATATTTTGATTATTGCATGGTTAATGGATGATGCATTGATTCATGTCAGGTTGTTTATTGGGATATTCAGTTCAATCTGGTTTTTACGTTTAAGTTGGCATTTATTGCGCCGTTATCTCGCAGAATCAGAAGAAGACCGACGATATGCCAATATGCGTAGCGCAATGGGAAAATATCAACATATTGGTTTTTACATTTTTTTTATGTTTCAAGCAGGTTTGGCAATCTTATTTACCATCCCGATGTGGACTTTGCTTCATGTGCCGAGTCCTGCTTGGAGTCCCCAGACTTATGTTTTTTTGATTATTGCTGGAATGGTGATGCTGATTGCATTTCTAGGTGAGGTGGTTGCAGATCAACAGCTGTTTCGCTTCAAGCAACAAAAACAGAATGCTGGCAAAACCATGGATCAAGGTTTATGGCGTTATTCACGCCATCCTAACTATTTTTTTGAATGGATACATTGGTTTGCATATCCAATAATCGGACTTGCAGCAGGGTTATACAGCCTATGGATATATCCCGTCATGATGTGGTTATTTTTGTATTACATCACGGGTATTCCGTTTAGTGAACAACAAGCATTAAAGAATCGGGGTCAAAATTATCTCGATTACCAAAAACGAACTTCTATGTTTATTCCGTGGAAACCAAAAGAGTAGGTACGCACATGGACTTTATTATTAATCAATCATTAAAACTTGTTGAAAGTGGTTTAGTACCTGATCAGGCGATTCGTGCGGCAATTCGTGCACTCAGCAAAAAGCGTTTGATTCAAGAGGGCCGCTATGACCCAGAACAAGGCGCTCAACGTTATATGGATGTGCTGAACATGTTGAAGCATAGCCAGATTGCAATTGAAACCGATAAAGCCAATGAGCAACATTATGAATTGCCTACGGCTTTTTTTGAGGCGGTTTTAGGCAAACGGCTTAAATATAGCGCCTGTTTCTTTCCACATGATCGAACTGGCTTAGATGAAGCTGAAGAGTTTGCATTGCAGATTTATAGTGATCGTGCCCAATTAAATGATGGCCAACACATCTTGGAGTTAGGTTGTGGCTGGGGATCATTTACATTGTGGATGGCAGAGCGTTATCCAAACGCAAAAATCACTGCTGTTTCCAACTCAGCGACCCAACGTCAGCATATTCTGTCCAAAGCTGAAGCAGCTGGTTTCACGAATATTGAAGTCATTACTTGTGATGTCAATGTTCTTGAATTAGAGCAAAACGCTTTTGATCGTGTTGTTTCAGTTGAGATGTTTGAACACGTACGGAACTACCAAAAGCTTTTTGAAAAAATTCAAGCGTGGCTCAAAGTCGATGGATTATTATGGTGTCATATTTTCTGCCATCGCTTCTTACACTATCCTTTTGAAATCAAAAGTGAATATGATTGGATGTCGAGATACTTTTTTACAGGTGGATTAATGCCTGCAAGTTCAACGTTTTTACATTTTCAAGAACATTTGGAATTGTCGCAACATTGGCAGTGGTCAGGTACTCATTATGAAAAAACGGCAAATGCATGGCTGGAAAACATGGACCGTAATGCTGAACAATTAAAACCAATTTTTGAAAAGGTGTATGGGCAAGATGCTGCTGCATGGTGGCAACGTTGGCGTATCTTTTTTATGGCCTGTGCTGAGCTGTTTGGATTTGAGCAGGGGCAAGAATGGATCATTGGTCACTTCCTGTTCAAAAAGAAAGCCGTATAATTAAAATGAGCAGCTGTTTTTAGGTAGGCGAGATTATGTTTAAGACCCGTAAAAGCGATGAAAATAACCGTCCACTGAGTCGGATGTTTAATCGTTATTATTGGTTGCAAATCGGGCTAATCGCGCTTTCAATTATTATCGGGATTGCGTGCAGTGCCTGGGTGATCAAAGGTTCTTTGCTTAAAACCGCACTTGAACAAGAAATGGAACACTATTGGCTACGCGTTGATCGTAATCCCAATGCTGATTTACCTGATACTAAAAATTTATATGGCTACCGTTGGAAAAGCGAAAAACCACCTTTAGCATTTCAAAATCAATCGCTAAAACAAGGTGTTCACCGAATCTTTGTAGACGGAAAAGATCGTATGACCGTTTATGGTGAAAAAAACGGGCAGCATGTGCTGCTGGTTTTTGGTGAAAGCAATGTCAATAAAATCGTTTGGATGTTTGGTTTAGCGCCATTAATGTTCAGCTTGATTGTGCTGTATAGCATTTTATGGTGGTCAAATAGGCGTGCTAAACGCTATTTTTCGCCAATTACGCGTTTAGCAAATGCCCTAGAACATATTGATTGGGCACATCAGTATAAAGAGGCATCACCATTCCAAGGAATCAGTACCAATGGCAATATGGAAGCCGAATATTTAAAACAAGCACTAGAAAAATACCATCAAGTATTGAGTGAGTTTATTAACCGAGAGCGCGAATTTACAGGCGATGTCAGTCATGAGTTACGTACACCACTAACCATTTTAAAAGGCAATGTGCAGCTGTGTCAGGTCAAATACGGCGAAGATAAATCACTGCATCGTATTTCGAATACCATTGACGATATGCAATTACTGGTTGAAACCTTGTTGGCAATTGCACGTAATACAACCAATACATTGACTGCAGAGCAAATGAAGTTATCGCAAATCATCGGTGAATTGGTCAGAGATCTAGAACCTGTCAGTATAGGCAAGGGGGTGCAGATTTTTGTCCATAATGATGCTGATGAGTCAGCACGATGGATTTATCCTTCAATGACAAAAATGGTGCTGAGCAATATTTTACGTAATGCATTGAATTATTCTCAAGGGTCTAATATCCATATCATTCAACGCAAAAATAGTATTCTCATTGCGGATAATGGTATCGGTATTACAATGCCAAATGATTGTAAAGTTCAAGAGTTAAATAGTTCACAGCTCCAACTTACCGCGAAAGGTCACGGTATCGGTTTACAACTGGTCAAGAAATTATGTAGCCAGTTGGGCTGGCGAGTTGAGTTGTTTGATCGACAATACTATTTAAACACGCATCCGCATCTGCAATTAGAAAATACAACAGGTTTGATTGTTGTGGTGTATATGAATTAATGCGCTGTGATATCCAAAGCAACTTTTAGGCCGACACCAGAAATGGTATGAATCAATTTGTCTTGAAAGGGTTTATCTATCATTTTTCTCAGATTATAGATATGACTACGTAATGCATCGCTTTCGGGTTCTTCATCACCCCATAGCTCGATAATGATTTCTTGTTTGGTAATCACTTTAGGGGAGTTTCGCATCAAAATTTTTAATAATTTGAATTGAATTCGTGGCAATTCAATCGATTGACCTGCGCGAGTTATGGTTTGGGTCGCACTGTCTAAAATTAGATCATGGATTTGAATTTTACTGCTTGATACTTCACCAAGAGAACGTTTAATCAGTGCACGCACACGCATGACCAGTTCATTAAAATCAAAAGGTTTGACAAGATAGTCATCTGTTCCTGCACTAAAACCTTTTAATTTATCATCTAGTGTATCTCTTGCAGTTAACATTAATATGGGAATATCTTTGCCTTGATCGGTTCTGAGCCATTCGCATAAGTCATAACCTGAGCCATCAGGTAAATTAATATCAAGCAAAAGTAAATGGTAAGGATGCGTTTTTAAAAAGTTGCGGGCGGCATCTAGGTTACGTGCATGATCCACAACAAAGCCATGTTCTTCTAGAAACTCACAAACCGTGGCGGCAAGTTCATAATGATCTTCCACCATAAGAATAAATTGATTGTTCATAATAATTAGATCAAGTTATTGATTTAGTAATTGTTGCTTTAATTTAGCATTAAAAGGTGAGCTTCCAAACCATATTTTGAAATATTGATTCGCTTGCGGATCTGTGATCGAACCTAACAATTTCTGATTAAGAGAGAGCTTTAATTGTTTGTTCATTTGACTATAGGCTAAAGAGTATAAATCCCCTTTTTTTACAGGTTTGTACAGTTCAGTAATTTGGTTTAATACCGAGTCGTTAGCAAAATTGCTAATATTTTTTTTAAGATAATAGTTGGCTGCTTTTTTAAATGCCCAGTCTGGAATATTTTGGTCGTAAGAAAAATCTAATTGGATATTTTGACTTTCCCAATTCTGGTGGCAATTGTCAGCATAGTAGCTGACAGTGCCAACTGTTTTTGTAGTAACGACTAAAGGTACTGTTTTGCATTTCTGTATATTTGCATGAGCCAGATTAGAATTTAATATAAGAAATAAAAAAACAAATCCCAATTGCATAAAATAATTATTCATTTTTTTCACCTAGATGCTACTGTTTAGTCAGTCTGTTTTATTTCTATATACTGAGTCATATTTAATAAGTGTAGAAGTTGAGACCACGCTCAATCCTTTGAATTTCATAGGTTGCATAGCCTAAATTGGTTTGATCACGGTCTAAAATTGTATAGAGGAAAAGACTATGGTTGGTTTCTAGGGGAGTAATAATGTGATATTGATGATTAGTACTCATAAGTACGCTTTCCAGAAAATCATCAGGGTCGATTTCATTCATTAATTGTTTTTGATAGTTAAATAAATTAACGCCTTCAGTCGCGGCGAGATCAACATTAAAAAACTCGTCACCTATGGTTTCTAAAATGGAACCATCGAAAGCATCGACTAAAGCTAAAACAATTAAACCTTCAATTTTATTTAATTGCTTTAATAATGAAATATTGTTCATAGTTTGTTCTACACTAATTTGCGTAAATCTTATACTATTTCTTGAAGGGTAGAAGCAAAGAATAGCCTGTTCCGATATACGGAACAGAGCGATATAAACCATTTGCTGGATCCCAATAGTCTTGCTGAAATATGATTAGATGTTCAGTATTTACCTTGATTTGGCTAATGCCATAAGAAGACATTGTTTTGGTTCGGCCAAACATTTTAAAATCATAGTTCATCTGCCAATGAATATAAGCCGAGTCATTTTTATGGGTTGCACTGATTAATTTTACCGA
This window harbors:
- a CDS encoding DUF1295 domain-containing protein → MLWQLFLLDAVLMTSCWLWASHNLRAGIVDVAWSFCIALNILIIAWLMDDALIHVRLFIGIFSSIWFLRLSWHLLRRYLAESEEDRRYANMRSAMGKYQHIGFYIFFMFQAGLAILFTIPMWTLLHVPSPAWSPQTYVFLIIAGMVMLIAFLGEVVADQQLFRFKQQKQNAGKTMDQGLWRYSRHPNYFFEWIHWFAYPIIGLAAGLYSLWIYPVMMWLFLYYITGIPFSEQQALKNRGQNYLDYQKRTSMFIPWKPKE
- a CDS encoding chalcone isomerase family protein encodes the protein MNNYFMQLGFVFLFLILNSNLAHANIQKCKTVPLVVTTKTVGTVSYYADNCHQNWESQNIQLDFSYDQNIPDWAFKKAANYYLKKNISNFANDSVLNQITELYKPVKKGDLYSLAYSQMNKQLKLSLNQKLLGSITDPQANQYFKIWFGSSPFNAKLKQQLLNQ
- a CDS encoding acyl-CoA desaturase is translated as MFKFFLGWIDSWSITDTSGSTEFEVSKTSKDTQIQWLRIIPFILLHMACLAVFWVGVSWFAVLFMILFYMIRMFAITAFFHRYLSHKTFQTSRLVQFIFLLIGTMSAQRGPLWWTAHHRYHHRFTDTENDPHASIHGFWYSHVGWFLNQQNFSTRKEIIKDWLKFPEIVWLDRFSFIIVLITASAIYLLGDWLAVAYPNLGTSGPQLLVWGFVVSTVLLIHATLCINSLAHLYGRRDFDTKDNSRNNLFLSIITLGEGWHNNHHYYAGSTRQGFFWWQIDVTYYVLKAMSFCGLIWAIKPVPQRIYDAHKIHLDSLKTKIEKNSDGGVL
- a CDS encoding response regulator transcription factor; amino-acid sequence: MNNQFILMVEDHYELAATVCEFLEEHGFVVDHARNLDAARNFLKTHPYHLLLLDINLPDGSGYDLCEWLRTDQGKDIPILMLTARDTLDDKLKGFSAGTDDYLVKPFDFNELVMRVRALIKRSLGEVSSSKIQIHDLILDSATQTITRAGQSIELPRIQFKLLKILMRNSPKVITKQEIIIELWGDEEPESDALRSHIYNLRKMIDKPFQDKLIHTISGVGLKVALDITAH
- a CDS encoding cyclopropane-fatty-acyl-phospholipid synthase family protein translates to MIKTLIFGEHDALPLALRSLLKLQHGQIHFRGEWNGTVGEVSDLEVTVDVYHKDLIDLIFKNGVLGAAEGYIRGYWSSENLVELIQILARNRDVLDKINQNIISQASQLLLKAWYRTRKNSLSGSRKNIAEHYDLSNEFFQLFLDSSMMYSSAVYKHKDMTLEQASDYKKELICQKLQLKPMDHLIEIGSGWGGFAIYAAQHYGCKVTTITISQAQYDEAIQRIANAGLSHRVDVQLKDYRLLEGSFDKLVSIEMIEAVGEQYLSNYFNQCRSLLKPNGLGLIQAITIEDARYKKALHTVDYIKRYIFPGSFIPCISVLSQAASEQKLRLKHLEDIGQSYAETIHQWRERFLNTKAQVLALGFDENFIRMWDFYLCYCEGGFKEGVISDVQLLFEASPY
- a CDS encoding DUF1365 domain-containing protein, whose protein sequence is MLEAPLAIAKAKIRHRRFSPKPHQFEATLSYLYFDPDRIVENLEQSWLCSTSHWNMVNVSDQDFLKAYSGNLREKITKILLQQADTILSAQSEIRVLALPRTLGFSFNSVVFYFILNNQKQPVFILSEITNTPWNEHKVYVHDCQQKLKKHSQYEAYEFDFEKSFHVSPFMPMDIQYKWKFNFSRTQNVIHMQLYQAQQLIFDATMRFELAHITLPSQLNRYAIQHMFEPFKMVASIYMQAFQLWLKRVPFYRHPKKNKDLEQDDKNVNFW
- a CDS encoding roadblock/LC7 domain-containing protein, which encodes MNNISLLKQLNKIEGLIVLALVDAFDGSILETIGDEFFNVDLAATEGVNLFNYQKQLMNEIDPDDFLESVLMSTNHQYHIITPLETNHSLFLYTILDRDQTNLGYATYEIQRIERGLNFYTY
- a CDS encoding cyclopropane-fatty-acyl-phospholipid synthase family protein; the protein is MDFIINQSLKLVESGLVPDQAIRAAIRALSKKRLIQEGRYDPEQGAQRYMDVLNMLKHSQIAIETDKANEQHYELPTAFFEAVLGKRLKYSACFFPHDRTGLDEAEEFALQIYSDRAQLNDGQHILELGCGWGSFTLWMAERYPNAKITAVSNSATQRQHILSKAEAAGFTNIEVITCDVNVLELEQNAFDRVVSVEMFEHVRNYQKLFEKIQAWLKVDGLLWCHIFCHRFLHYPFEIKSEYDWMSRYFFTGGLMPASSTFLHFQEHLELSQHWQWSGTHYEKTANAWLENMDRNAEQLKPIFEKVYGQDAAAWWQRWRIFFMACAELFGFEQGQEWIIGHFLFKKKAV
- a CDS encoding FAD-dependent oxidoreductase — protein: MKIAIVGSGISGLYAAWKLSKQHQVTIFEKENYFGGHTDTHEFRIDRKKVAIDSGFIVFNAYNYPLFSAMLAELGVQAQNSDMSFSVNNQVTGLQYNPSKKWSLLTRPQNFLNKNFRVMLSDLVRFYRENKEAAVDEYGTDLSIDEYLNNHGYSQVFRDEHLYPMCGALWSSPVDQIGKIPFKFVLSFFQHHRMLQLKDRPQWQTVKGGSASYIYAIQRDCPSIIWKKAEVQHVLRNENHISIVTTHGQEQFDWVIFASHADDTLKLLKDPSEKEHEVLGCFAYQDNLMVVHADRSIMPKSQSQWASWHVHVTAQKEASVYNVHYAFSYWMNSLQNLNCKTQVFSTLNPNMPIAKDHIYIERHYRHPVFNQDAIAAQSRWHEINGNKRSSFCGAYWGWGFHEDGARSAERVVNHLMSIADEWGS
- a CDS encoding HAMP domain-containing sensor histidine kinase, producing the protein MFKTRKSDENNRPLSRMFNRYYWLQIGLIALSIIIGIACSAWVIKGSLLKTALEQEMEHYWLRVDRNPNADLPDTKNLYGYRWKSEKPPLAFQNQSLKQGVHRIFVDGKDRMTVYGEKNGQHVLLVFGESNVNKIVWMFGLAPLMFSLIVLYSILWWSNRRAKRYFSPITRLANALEHIDWAHQYKEASPFQGISTNGNMEAEYLKQALEKYHQVLSEFINREREFTGDVSHELRTPLTILKGNVQLCQVKYGEDKSLHRISNTIDDMQLLVETLLAIARNTTNTLTAEQMKLSQIIGELVRDLEPVSIGKGVQIFVHNDADESARWIYPSMTKMVLSNILRNALNYSQGSNIHIIQRKNSILIADNGIGITMPNDCKVQELNSSQLQLTAKGHGIGLQLVKKLCSQLGWRVELFDRQYYLNTHPHLQLENTTGLIVVVYMN